The Pseudomonas fluorescens genome includes a window with the following:
- a CDS encoding lipoprotein-releasing ABC transporter permease subunit, translating to MFRPLFVFIGTRYTRAKRRNHFVSFISLTSIIGLALGVVVMIVVLSVMNGFDHEMRTRVLGMVPHATLESGEAISDWPSLAAKVKQNPQVLAVAPFTQMQGLLTNDGKVSKVLLNGIDPGLERQVSIIDNFMQQGKLDDLAPGSFGIVIGDKAAAKLGVAIGDKLTFVAPEVTVTPGGMFPRMKRFTVVGIFHVGAGELDGYLGVTNLQDLARLHRWKPDQVQGLRLKFDDLFQAPRVAWTIAQQLGEDRYYARDWTRTHGNLYQAIRMEKAMIGLLLLLIVAVAAFNIISTLVMVVNDKKGDIAILRTLGATPGQIMRIFMVQGTVIGVIGTFVGALVGMFAALNVSAAIAALEGLIGHKFLNADVYFIDYLPSQLQVDDVLMVCGAALVLSFLATLYPAWRAARTQPAEALRYE from the coding sequence ATGTTCAGACCTCTCTTCGTATTTATCGGCACGCGTTATACCCGTGCAAAGCGTCGCAATCATTTCGTATCGTTCATTTCCCTGACGTCCATCATCGGGCTGGCCCTTGGCGTGGTCGTGATGATCGTCGTGCTCTCGGTGATGAACGGCTTCGACCATGAGATGCGCACCCGCGTGCTGGGCATGGTGCCCCACGCGACCCTTGAGTCCGGCGAAGCCATCAGCGATTGGCCGAGCCTGGCCGCCAAGGTCAAGCAGAACCCGCAGGTGCTGGCCGTGGCGCCGTTCACCCAGATGCAAGGGCTGCTGACCAACGACGGCAAGGTGTCCAAAGTGTTGCTCAATGGCATCGACCCCGGGCTCGAGCGGCAGGTGTCGATCATCGACAACTTCATGCAGCAGGGAAAACTCGATGACCTGGCGCCAGGCAGTTTCGGCATCGTCATCGGCGATAAGGCCGCGGCCAAGCTCGGCGTTGCCATTGGCGACAAGCTGACCTTCGTCGCCCCGGAAGTCACCGTGACCCCGGGCGGCATGTTCCCGCGCATGAAACGCTTTACCGTGGTCGGCATTTTCCATGTCGGCGCTGGCGAGCTCGATGGTTACCTGGGCGTCACCAATCTCCAGGACCTGGCGCGCCTGCATCGCTGGAAGCCGGATCAGGTCCAGGGCCTGCGGTTGAAGTTCGATGATCTGTTCCAGGCACCGCGTGTGGCGTGGACCATCGCCCAGCAACTCGGCGAAGATCGTTACTACGCCCGGGACTGGACCCGAACCCACGGCAACCTGTACCAGGCGATCCGCATGGAAAAAGCCATGATCGGCCTGCTGCTGTTGCTGATCGTTGCCGTGGCGGCGTTCAACATCATCTCCACGCTGGTGATGGTGGTGAACGACAAGAAGGGCGATATCGCGATCCTGCGTACCCTCGGCGCCACGCCGGGGCAGATCATGCGGATCTTCATGGTCCAGGGCACGGTCATTGGCGTGATCGGTACGTTTGTCGGCGCCCTGGTCGGGATGTTCGCCGCGCTGAATGTCAGCGCCGCGATCGCCGCCCTTGAAGGCCTGATCGGGCACAAGTTTCTCAACGCCGACGTGTACTTCATCGACTACCTGCCATCGCAATTGCAGGTCGATGACGTGTTGATGGTCTGCGGCGCCGCGTTGGTCCTGAGTTTCCTCGCCACCCTGTATCCTGCCTGGCGTGCCGCGCGCACCCAGCCTGCGGAGGCGTTACGTTATGAGTGA
- a CDS encoding PilZ domain-containing protein, translated as MSTLDEEDRREYYRIEDTIALEIRPLSIPEAAGQEVLQDASPLFNLLSELHLSEFESQHLLRQISERERSIAAYLKAMNKRIDLLSQVIALTVLGEIGEPQPVIISEGGVDFQYPTPIAVGTHLSIKLVLMPQALGLLLRARVTHCDPKGDGFDVGTEFERPTDAQRQLLARYILQKQAQERRLAREQNDSGINKEEP; from the coding sequence ATGTCGACATTAGATGAAGAAGATCGCCGCGAATACTACCGTATCGAGGACACGATCGCACTGGAAATTCGGCCCCTGTCCATTCCTGAAGCTGCTGGCCAGGAAGTGTTGCAGGATGCTTCTCCATTGTTCAATCTGCTCAGTGAATTGCACCTGAGCGAATTCGAGTCACAGCACCTGCTGCGCCAGATCAGCGAGCGCGAACGCAGCATCGCGGCATACCTCAAGGCAATGAACAAACGCATCGACCTGCTCAGCCAGGTCATCGCCCTGACGGTGCTCGGCGAAATCGGCGAACCGCAACCGGTGATCATTTCCGAAGGCGGCGTCGACTTCCAATACCCCACGCCAATCGCCGTCGGCACCCATTTGTCGATCAAGCTGGTGCTGATGCCGCAAGCCCTCGGTCTGTTGCTGCGGGCGCGGGTCACCCACTGCGACCCCAAGGGCGATGGCTTCGACGTGGGCACCGAGTTCGAACGCCCGACCGACGCCCAGCGCCAGTTGCTGGCCCGCTACATCCTGCAGAAACAGGCGCAAGAGCGGCGCCTGGCCCGGGAACAGA